From Mustela erminea isolate mMusErm1 chromosome 1, mMusErm1.Pri, whole genome shotgun sequence, a single genomic window includes:
- the TFRC gene encoding transferrin receptor protein 1 isoform X2: protein MMDQARSAFSSLFGGEPLSYTRFSLARQVDGDNSHVEMKLAADEEENVDSNVRGNHASVTKPKRLNGFICYGTIAVVLFFLIGFMIGYLGYCKRVEPKAECERPSGTESLETEGTEPSETEEYFPETPSRLFWADLKKKLLERLHNTEFLTTMRQLNEKMYVPREAGSQKDESLAFFIENQFRAFLLSKIWRDEHFVKIQVKSSAQNSVTIVGTDSGVVYLVESPEGYVAYSKAATVTGRLVHANFGTKKDFENLNSRVNGSLVIVRAGKITFAEKVANAQSFNAIGVLIYMDQSRFPIINADTPVFGHAHLGTGDPYTPGFPSFNHTQFPPSQSSGLPSIPVQTISRAAADKLFENMEGDCPSAWETDSSCRLETSQNRNVKLTVNNVLKEIRIFNVFGVIKGFEEPDRYVVIGAQRDAWGPGAAKSSVGTTLLLELAQIFSDMVLKDGFRPSRSIVFASWSAGDFGAIGATEWLEGYLSSLHLKAFTYINLDKAVLGTNNFKVSASPLLYSLIEKTMKDVKHPVTGQSLYRDSNWFNKVEEFSLDNAAFPFLAYSGIPAVSFCFCEDTYYPYLGTTMDVFEELEKKIPQLSEMARGAAEFAAQLIMKLTYDLELNLNYEMYNDKILSFVRDMNRFRTDIKEMGLNLQWLYSARGDFFRATSRLTTDYKNTERTNRYVMRKINDRIMKVEYHFLSPYVSPRDSPFRHIFWGSGSHTLSALLEHLKLRQKNNSAFNETLLRNQLALATWTIQGAANALSGDIWDIDNEF from the exons ATGATGGATCAAGCCAGATCAGCGTTCTCTAGCTTG TTTGGTGGAGAACCATTGTCCTATACCCGGTTTAGTCTGGCACGGCAAGTAGATGGTGATAACAGTCATGTGGAGATGAAACTAGCTgcagatgaagaagaaaatgttgacAGTAACGTGAGGGGTAATCATGCCAGTGTCACAAAACCAAAAAGGTTGAATGGATTTATCTGCTATGGGACTATTGCTGTAGTCCTCTTTTTCTTGATTG GATTTATGATTGGCTACTTGGGCTATTGTAAGCGTGTAGAACCAAAAGCTGAATGTGAGAGACCATCAGGAACGGAGTCTCTggagacagagggaacagaacCTTCAGAAACAGAAGAGTACTTCCCTGAAACACCTTCTCGCTTATTTTGGGCAGACCTCAAAAAAAAGTTGTTGGAGAGACTGCATAACACAGAGTTCCTCACCACCATGAG GCAGCTGAATGAAAAGATGTATGTCCCTCGTGAGGCGGGATCTCAAAAAGATGAAAGCCTTGCTTTTTTCATTGAGAATCAATTCCGTGCATTTCTACTTAGCAAAATTTGGCGTGATGAACATTTTGTTAAGATTCAGGTCAAAAGCAG TGCTCAGAACTCGGTGACCATAGTGGGCACGGACAGTGGTGTGGTATACCTGGTAGAGAGTCCTGAGGGTTACGTGGCATACAGTAAGGCAGCGACCGTTACA GGTAGACTGGTCCATGCTAATTTTGGCacaaaaaaagactttgaaaatttAAACTCTCGTGTGAATGGATCCTTAGTGATCGTTAGAGCAGGGAAAATCACTTTTGCTGAAAAG GTTGCAAATGCTCAAAGCTTCAATGCAATTGGTGTCTTGATATACATGGACCAGTCTAGATTTCCCATTATTAATGCAGACACTCCAGTCTTTGGCCAT GCTCACTTGGGAACAGGTGACCCGTACACACCTGGATTCCCTTCTTTCAATCACACTCAGTTTCCACCATCCCAGTCGTCAGGATTGCCCAGCATTCCTGTCCAAACAATTTCCAGAGCTGCTGCAGATAAGTTGTTTGA aaatatgGAAGGAGACTGTCCTTCTGCCTGGGAAACAGACTCCTCGTGCAGGCTGGAGACTTCCCAAAACAGGAATGTGAAGCTCACTGTGAATAATGTGCTGAAAGAGATAAGAATTTTTAACGTTTTTGGAGTTATTAAAGGTTTTGAAGAACCTG atcgcTATGTTGTAATAGGGGCTCAGAGGGATGCTTGGGGTCCTGGAGCTGCGAAGTCTAGTGTGGGAACAACTCTCCTATTGGAGCTTGCCCAGATATTTTCTGATATGGTCTTAAAAG ATGGCTTTAGACCCAGCAGAAGCATTGTCTTTGCCAGCTGGAGTGCTGGAGACTTTGGAGCAATTGGTGCCACTGAATGGCTAGAG gGATACCTTTCCTCTTTGCATTTAAAGGCTTTCACTTACATTAATCTAGATAAAGCTGTTCTTG GTACCAACAACTTCAAGGTTTCTGCCAGCCCACTGTTGTATTCGCTTATTGAGAAAACGATGAAAGAT GTAAAACATCCAGTTACTGGGCAGTCTCTTTATCGGGACAGCAACTGGTTCAACAAAGT CGAGGAATTTTCTTTGGATAATGCTGCTTTCCCTTTCCTTGCGTATTCTGGAATCCCAgcagtttctttctgtttttgtgag GACACATATTATCCTTATTTGGGTACTACCATGGATGTCTTTGaggaactggaaaagaaaattcctCAGTTGAGCGAAATGGCACGTGGAGCAGCAGAATTCGCTGCTCAGCTCATAATGAAACTTACCTATGATCTTGAATTGAACCTGAACTATGAGATGTATAATGACAAAATACTTTCATTTGTGAGGGATATGAACCGATTCAGAACAGACATAAAG GAGATGGGTCTGAACCTACAATGGCTGTATTCTGCTCGTGGGGACTTTTTCCGCGCCACCTCCAGACTAACAACAGATTATAAGAACACAGAGAGAACGAACAGATATGTCATGAGGAAGATCAATGACCGTATCATGAAA GTGGAATATCACTTCCTCTCACCCTATGTATCTCCAAGAGATTCTCCTTTCCGGCATATCTTCTGGGGCTCTGGCTCTCACACTCTGTCAGCTTTACTAGAGCATTTGAAGCTGCGTCAGAAAAATAACAGTGCTTTCAACGAAACACTGTTGAGAAACCAGTTGGCTCTAGCAACTTGGACTATTCAAGGAGCTGCAAATGCCCTCTCTGGTGACATATGGGACATTGACAATGAGTTTTAA
- the TFRC gene encoding transferrin receptor protein 1 isoform X1, with translation MMDQARSAFSSLFGGEPLSYTRFSLARQVDGDNSHVEMKLAADEEENVDSNVRGNHASVTKPKRLNGFICYGTIAVVLFFLIGFMIGYLGYCKRVEPKAECERPSGTESLETEGTEPSETEEYFPETPSRLFWADLKKKLLERLHNTEFLTTMRQLNEKMYVPREAGSQKDESLAFFIENQFRAFLLSKIWRDEHFVKIQVKSSSAQNSVTIVGTDSGVVYLVESPEGYVAYSKAATVTGRLVHANFGTKKDFENLNSRVNGSLVIVRAGKITFAEKVANAQSFNAIGVLIYMDQSRFPIINADTPVFGHAHLGTGDPYTPGFPSFNHTQFPPSQSSGLPSIPVQTISRAAADKLFENMEGDCPSAWETDSSCRLETSQNRNVKLTVNNVLKEIRIFNVFGVIKGFEEPDRYVVIGAQRDAWGPGAAKSSVGTTLLLELAQIFSDMVLKDGFRPSRSIVFASWSAGDFGAIGATEWLEGYLSSLHLKAFTYINLDKAVLGTNNFKVSASPLLYSLIEKTMKDVKHPVTGQSLYRDSNWFNKVEEFSLDNAAFPFLAYSGIPAVSFCFCEDTYYPYLGTTMDVFEELEKKIPQLSEMARGAAEFAAQLIMKLTYDLELNLNYEMYNDKILSFVRDMNRFRTDIKEMGLNLQWLYSARGDFFRATSRLTTDYKNTERTNRYVMRKINDRIMKVEYHFLSPYVSPRDSPFRHIFWGSGSHTLSALLEHLKLRQKNNSAFNETLLRNQLALATWTIQGAANALSGDIWDIDNEF, from the exons ATGATGGATCAAGCCAGATCAGCGTTCTCTAGCTTG TTTGGTGGAGAACCATTGTCCTATACCCGGTTTAGTCTGGCACGGCAAGTAGATGGTGATAACAGTCATGTGGAGATGAAACTAGCTgcagatgaagaagaaaatgttgacAGTAACGTGAGGGGTAATCATGCCAGTGTCACAAAACCAAAAAGGTTGAATGGATTTATCTGCTATGGGACTATTGCTGTAGTCCTCTTTTTCTTGATTG GATTTATGATTGGCTACTTGGGCTATTGTAAGCGTGTAGAACCAAAAGCTGAATGTGAGAGACCATCAGGAACGGAGTCTCTggagacagagggaacagaacCTTCAGAAACAGAAGAGTACTTCCCTGAAACACCTTCTCGCTTATTTTGGGCAGACCTCAAAAAAAAGTTGTTGGAGAGACTGCATAACACAGAGTTCCTCACCACCATGAG GCAGCTGAATGAAAAGATGTATGTCCCTCGTGAGGCGGGATCTCAAAAAGATGAAAGCCTTGCTTTTTTCATTGAGAATCAATTCCGTGCATTTCTACTTAGCAAAATTTGGCGTGATGAACATTTTGTTAAGATTCAGGTCAAAAGCAG CAGTGCTCAGAACTCGGTGACCATAGTGGGCACGGACAGTGGTGTGGTATACCTGGTAGAGAGTCCTGAGGGTTACGTGGCATACAGTAAGGCAGCGACCGTTACA GGTAGACTGGTCCATGCTAATTTTGGCacaaaaaaagactttgaaaatttAAACTCTCGTGTGAATGGATCCTTAGTGATCGTTAGAGCAGGGAAAATCACTTTTGCTGAAAAG GTTGCAAATGCTCAAAGCTTCAATGCAATTGGTGTCTTGATATACATGGACCAGTCTAGATTTCCCATTATTAATGCAGACACTCCAGTCTTTGGCCAT GCTCACTTGGGAACAGGTGACCCGTACACACCTGGATTCCCTTCTTTCAATCACACTCAGTTTCCACCATCCCAGTCGTCAGGATTGCCCAGCATTCCTGTCCAAACAATTTCCAGAGCTGCTGCAGATAAGTTGTTTGA aaatatgGAAGGAGACTGTCCTTCTGCCTGGGAAACAGACTCCTCGTGCAGGCTGGAGACTTCCCAAAACAGGAATGTGAAGCTCACTGTGAATAATGTGCTGAAAGAGATAAGAATTTTTAACGTTTTTGGAGTTATTAAAGGTTTTGAAGAACCTG atcgcTATGTTGTAATAGGGGCTCAGAGGGATGCTTGGGGTCCTGGAGCTGCGAAGTCTAGTGTGGGAACAACTCTCCTATTGGAGCTTGCCCAGATATTTTCTGATATGGTCTTAAAAG ATGGCTTTAGACCCAGCAGAAGCATTGTCTTTGCCAGCTGGAGTGCTGGAGACTTTGGAGCAATTGGTGCCACTGAATGGCTAGAG gGATACCTTTCCTCTTTGCATTTAAAGGCTTTCACTTACATTAATCTAGATAAAGCTGTTCTTG GTACCAACAACTTCAAGGTTTCTGCCAGCCCACTGTTGTATTCGCTTATTGAGAAAACGATGAAAGAT GTAAAACATCCAGTTACTGGGCAGTCTCTTTATCGGGACAGCAACTGGTTCAACAAAGT CGAGGAATTTTCTTTGGATAATGCTGCTTTCCCTTTCCTTGCGTATTCTGGAATCCCAgcagtttctttctgtttttgtgag GACACATATTATCCTTATTTGGGTACTACCATGGATGTCTTTGaggaactggaaaagaaaattcctCAGTTGAGCGAAATGGCACGTGGAGCAGCAGAATTCGCTGCTCAGCTCATAATGAAACTTACCTATGATCTTGAATTGAACCTGAACTATGAGATGTATAATGACAAAATACTTTCATTTGTGAGGGATATGAACCGATTCAGAACAGACATAAAG GAGATGGGTCTGAACCTACAATGGCTGTATTCTGCTCGTGGGGACTTTTTCCGCGCCACCTCCAGACTAACAACAGATTATAAGAACACAGAGAGAACGAACAGATATGTCATGAGGAAGATCAATGACCGTATCATGAAA GTGGAATATCACTTCCTCTCACCCTATGTATCTCCAAGAGATTCTCCTTTCCGGCATATCTTCTGGGGCTCTGGCTCTCACACTCTGTCAGCTTTACTAGAGCATTTGAAGCTGCGTCAGAAAAATAACAGTGCTTTCAACGAAACACTGTTGAGAAACCAGTTGGCTCTAGCAACTTGGACTATTCAAGGAGCTGCAAATGCCCTCTCTGGTGACATATGGGACATTGACAATGAGTTTTAA
- the TFRC gene encoding transferrin receptor protein 1 isoform X3: MDQSRFPIINADTPVFGHAHLGTGDPYTPGFPSFNHTQFPPSQSSGLPSIPVQTISRAAADKLFENMEGDCPSAWETDSSCRLETSQNRNVKLTVNNVLKEIRIFNVFGVIKGFEEPDRYVVIGAQRDAWGPGAAKSSVGTTLLLELAQIFSDMVLKDGFRPSRSIVFASWSAGDFGAIGATEWLEGYLSSLHLKAFTYINLDKAVLGTNNFKVSASPLLYSLIEKTMKDVKHPVTGQSLYRDSNWFNKVEEFSLDNAAFPFLAYSGIPAVSFCFCEDTYYPYLGTTMDVFEELEKKIPQLSEMARGAAEFAAQLIMKLTYDLELNLNYEMYNDKILSFVRDMNRFRTDIKEMGLNLQWLYSARGDFFRATSRLTTDYKNTERTNRYVMRKINDRIMKVEYHFLSPYVSPRDSPFRHIFWGSGSHTLSALLEHLKLRQKNNSAFNETLLRNQLALATWTIQGAANALSGDIWDIDNEF; encoded by the exons ATGGACCAGTCTAGATTTCCCATTATTAATGCAGACACTCCAGTCTTTGGCCAT GCTCACTTGGGAACAGGTGACCCGTACACACCTGGATTCCCTTCTTTCAATCACACTCAGTTTCCACCATCCCAGTCGTCAGGATTGCCCAGCATTCCTGTCCAAACAATTTCCAGAGCTGCTGCAGATAAGTTGTTTGA aaatatgGAAGGAGACTGTCCTTCTGCCTGGGAAACAGACTCCTCGTGCAGGCTGGAGACTTCCCAAAACAGGAATGTGAAGCTCACTGTGAATAATGTGCTGAAAGAGATAAGAATTTTTAACGTTTTTGGAGTTATTAAAGGTTTTGAAGAACCTG atcgcTATGTTGTAATAGGGGCTCAGAGGGATGCTTGGGGTCCTGGAGCTGCGAAGTCTAGTGTGGGAACAACTCTCCTATTGGAGCTTGCCCAGATATTTTCTGATATGGTCTTAAAAG ATGGCTTTAGACCCAGCAGAAGCATTGTCTTTGCCAGCTGGAGTGCTGGAGACTTTGGAGCAATTGGTGCCACTGAATGGCTAGAG gGATACCTTTCCTCTTTGCATTTAAAGGCTTTCACTTACATTAATCTAGATAAAGCTGTTCTTG GTACCAACAACTTCAAGGTTTCTGCCAGCCCACTGTTGTATTCGCTTATTGAGAAAACGATGAAAGAT GTAAAACATCCAGTTACTGGGCAGTCTCTTTATCGGGACAGCAACTGGTTCAACAAAGT CGAGGAATTTTCTTTGGATAATGCTGCTTTCCCTTTCCTTGCGTATTCTGGAATCCCAgcagtttctttctgtttttgtgag GACACATATTATCCTTATTTGGGTACTACCATGGATGTCTTTGaggaactggaaaagaaaattcctCAGTTGAGCGAAATGGCACGTGGAGCAGCAGAATTCGCTGCTCAGCTCATAATGAAACTTACCTATGATCTTGAATTGAACCTGAACTATGAGATGTATAATGACAAAATACTTTCATTTGTGAGGGATATGAACCGATTCAGAACAGACATAAAG GAGATGGGTCTGAACCTACAATGGCTGTATTCTGCTCGTGGGGACTTTTTCCGCGCCACCTCCAGACTAACAACAGATTATAAGAACACAGAGAGAACGAACAGATATGTCATGAGGAAGATCAATGACCGTATCATGAAA GTGGAATATCACTTCCTCTCACCCTATGTATCTCCAAGAGATTCTCCTTTCCGGCATATCTTCTGGGGCTCTGGCTCTCACACTCTGTCAGCTTTACTAGAGCATTTGAAGCTGCGTCAGAAAAATAACAGTGCTTTCAACGAAACACTGTTGAGAAACCAGTTGGCTCTAGCAACTTGGACTATTCAAGGAGCTGCAAATGCCCTCTCTGGTGACATATGGGACATTGACAATGAGTTTTAA